CGGCGCGGTCCGGTTCATAAGTCAGAACGCGGGTGATGCGCACGGTTTTGGAACCGACATCGATTTCATCGCCGACCTTGAGGTTCAGCGCGGTCAGCAATCGGGCTTCGGCCCACGCCTCTCCGGGCCGGGGGCCGCCGCCGGGTTGTTCTTCGGCATAGGGTTGGGGCGCGCTTTTGAGTTCGCCGCGCAACGGGTAGGCATCGTCTGCCGCCTTGATGCTGGACAGCTGAATGCCGTTGTCGGTCGCGATCACGCTGGCAAACTCGACCACGCGCGCGTGTTTGAGTCCCAGATCGGTACCGACCTTGATTTGTTCTTCACGGGCCGGGGAGCTGCCATCAAGCACCAGATCGGCGCCCAGGAACTCGGTGGCGCGCAACAGCATCGCACCATTGAGGCGGGCACCGAAGTAGCCGATGGCGGTGCTGGCTGCGACGGCAACCAGCAGGGCAAAGAACAGCACGCGCAACTCGCCTGCGCGGGCATCGCGCAGCAATTGACGTACGGCAAGGCTTAGCAGGCGCAACAGCGGCAGGCGTGCCATCAGGGCTCCAGAGGGCCGACCAGATGGCCGGCTTCAAGACGGATCAGGCGCCGGCAACGATGGGCCAGGCGTTCGTCATGGGTCACCAGCACCAGGGTGGTGCCGCGTTCCTTGTTCAACTCGAAGAGCAGGTCGGTGATGCGTTCACCGGTGTGGCTGTCCAGGTTGCCGGTGGGTTCATCGGCAAACAGCACGTCCGGGTTGGCGGCAAACGCCCGAGCAATGGCCACCCGCTGTTGTTCGCCGCCGGACAGCTGACGCGGTGAATGGCTAAGGCGCTGGCCCAGGCCGACGCGCTCCAGCAGATGGCGGGCATGTTCGCGGGCATCTTTGCGGCCCTCCAGCTCCAGCGGCAACATGACGTTTTCCAGGGCGTTGAGGCTGTCGAGCAACTGGAACGACTGGAACACAAAGCCCACATGTTCGGCCCGCACCCGGGCGCGCTGGTCTTCGTCCAAGGTGCTCAGGGCCCGGCCGGCCAGAATCACTTCGCCCTGGCTGGGCAGGTCCAGGCCTGCGAGCAAGCCCAGCAGCGTTGACTTGCCGGAGCCGGATGCGCCCACGATCGCCAGGCTGTCGCCCTTGTTCAGTTCAAGGCTCAGGGGGTGGAGGATGGTCAACTCGCCTTCCGCGCTGGGAACCACTTTGCTAAGGTTCTGCGCGGTGAGAATACTTTCGCCCATGGAGAATCCAATGCGTGTGTGGTTTTTAAGTGCTGCTCTGGCCCTGATGTGCATGGCGCAGACGGCAACGGCGGGAACAATCTTGATCGTTGGCGATAGTATCAGCGCGGCTTTCGGCCTGGATACCCGTCTGGGATGGGTGTCGCTGCTCGAACAAAGGCTCAGGGAGCAAGGATACGACGACAAGGTGGTCAACGCGTCGATCAGCGGTGACACCAGCGCCGGGGGGCTTGCGCGGCTGCCTGCGCTGCTTGCAGAGCATAAACCTGACGTGGTGATTGTGGAGTTGGGCGGCAATGATGGCCTGCGTGGCCAGTTGCCAGCGCAATTGAAACAAAATCTTGCGGGCATGATTGACGCCTCGCAGCAGGCGGGTGCCAAGGTACTGCTGCTGGGGATGCAGTTGCCGCC
This genomic stretch from Pseudomonas deceptionensis harbors:
- a CDS encoding arylesterase, with translation MRVWFLSAALALMCMAQTATAGTILIVGDSISAAFGLDTRLGWVSLLEQRLREQGYDDKVVNASISGDTSAGGLARLPALLAEHKPDVVIVELGGNDGLRGQLPAQLKQNLAGMIDASQQAGAKVLLLGMQLPPNYGERYTRAFAAVYAELGQEKKVALVPFFLEGAGGRPELMQADGIHPAVGAQGLLLDNVWPALKPLL
- a CDS encoding ABC transporter ATP-binding protein; this translates as MGESILTAQNLSKVVPSAEGELTILHPLSLELNKGDSLAIVGASGSGKSTLLGLLAGLDLPSQGEVILAGRALSTLDEDQRARVRAEHVGFVFQSFQLLDSLNALENVMLPLELEGRKDAREHARHLLERVGLGQRLSHSPRQLSGGEQQRVAIARAFAANPDVLFADEPTGNLDSHTGERITDLLFELNKERGTTLVLVTHDERLAHRCRRLIRLEAGHLVGPLEP